One Mycobacterium kubicae genomic window carries:
- a CDS encoding alpha/beta fold hydrolase, producing MAAQPFVTHATGGVRIVADRLGDPQSRAVVFLHGGGQTRRSWGRAAAAVAKRGWQAVTVDLRGHGESDWSSDGDYRVASFAADVHEVLHDLPPEPVLVGASLGGFTSMLLAGERSPGIASAVVLVDIVPNMNQSGANRIHAFMADRVKSGFGSLEEVADAIAEYNPHRPRPTDLQGLTTNLRRRGDRWYWHWDPQFISGTAAFPPIEVTDVDRMYAAVERILRDGVPMLLIRGQMSDLVSQNSADEFLARFPQVEFTDVRGAGHMVAGDRNDIFAEAVLNFLERHANR from the coding sequence ATGGCGGCGCAACCGTTTGTCACCCACGCGACCGGCGGTGTCCGCATCGTGGCGGATCGACTCGGTGATCCGCAATCGCGAGCGGTGGTGTTCCTGCACGGGGGCGGGCAGACCCGGCGCTCGTGGGGACGCGCGGCGGCCGCCGTGGCCAAGCGTGGGTGGCAGGCGGTCACCGTGGACTTGCGGGGACACGGCGAATCGGACTGGTCGAGCGACGGTGACTACCGGGTCGCCAGCTTCGCCGCGGACGTGCATGAAGTGCTGCATGACCTGCCGCCGGAACCGGTGCTGGTCGGCGCATCGCTGGGGGGCTTCACCTCGATGCTGTTGGCGGGGGAGCGCTCACCGGGCATCGCGAGCGCGGTCGTACTGGTCGACATCGTGCCCAACATGAACCAGTCCGGTGCCAACCGGATACATGCCTTCATGGCCGACCGCGTCAAGTCCGGATTCGGCTCGCTGGAAGAGGTCGCTGACGCGATCGCCGAATACAACCCGCATCGCCCGCGGCCCACCGATCTGCAAGGCCTGACCACCAACCTGCGCCGGCGCGGTGATCGGTGGTATTGGCACTGGGATCCGCAGTTCATCAGCGGCACAGCGGCATTCCCGCCGATCGAGGTCACCGATGTGGATCGGATGTATGCCGCTGTCGAACGGATCCTGCGCGACGGTGTGCCGATGCTGCTCATTCGCGGCCAGATGAGCGACTTGGTCAGCCAGAACAGCGCCGACGAATTCCTCGCCCGGTTCCCGCAGGTGGAGTTCACCGACGTCCGCGGCGCGGGCCACATGGTCGCCGGCGACCGTAACGACATCTTCGCCGAGGCCGTGCTGAATTTCCTTGAGCGCCATGCCAACCGGTGA
- a CDS encoding MAP_0585 family protein, protein MPMKRVVSAAAVAASVVAALTLDPSANSAPMSPPIPLAPETSASPAPPTAQSPTAPQTTAPATTAAPQTTSAAPQTTTAAPQTTTAAPTTTAPPTTTAPQTTTPSSQTTTSSVQTTTESAGTTTSPSGQTTTPAGQSTTSPSAGSTTTPAGQTTTTTSSAAAVQINVIINAQPTQPPHPPYIPRANLERASNQFGGPTDAYGFAYPGRGAPPPPPQRGWGWNDGPAPGHPPPNWYGPPPPGGWNGPPPPGGWNRPYYGAPRDLGYARNDFGRFNYNTFTVFPVFNWQYGGWGYWFFGVWVPLY, encoded by the coding sequence ATGCCCATGAAACGTGTCGTCAGCGCAGCAGCGGTCGCGGCCAGTGTCGTCGCCGCTTTGACGCTGGATCCGTCGGCCAACTCGGCTCCGATGAGCCCGCCGATTCCGTTGGCGCCCGAAACGTCGGCAAGCCCGGCGCCGCCTACGGCGCAGAGCCCGACGGCTCCGCAGACCACTGCACCCGCGACCACGGCGGCACCGCAGACCACGAGCGCCGCACCCCAGACCACCACCGCGGCACCGCAGACCACGACGGCCGCGCCGACGACGACGGCACCGCCCACCACGACGGCACCGCAGACGACCACGCCCTCCTCGCAGACGACCACGTCGAGCGTTCAGACCACCACCGAGTCGGCCGGAACCACCACCTCGCCGAGCGGGCAGACCACCACCCCGGCCGGACAGAGCACCACGTCACCGAGCGCCGGGTCGACCACCACCCCCGCTGGGCAGACGACGACTACCACCTCTTCGGCGGCGGCCGTGCAGATTAACGTGATCATCAACGCGCAGCCGACGCAGCCGCCGCACCCGCCATACATCCCGCGGGCGAACCTGGAGCGCGCCAGCAACCAGTTCGGCGGCCCCACCGACGCTTACGGCTTCGCCTATCCCGGCCGGGGCGCGCCACCGCCACCGCCGCAGCGGGGCTGGGGCTGGAACGACGGCCCGGCTCCCGGCCACCCGCCGCCAAACTGGTACGGCCCACCGCCTCCCGGTGGCTGGAACGGCCCGCCGCCTCCCGGTGGCTGGAACCGCCCGTACTACGGCGCGCCGCGTGACCTGGGCTACGCGCGGAACGACTTCGGCCGGTTCAACTACAACACTTTCACCGTCTTCCCGGTCTTCAACTGGCAGTACGGCGGTTGGGGTTACTGGTTCTTCGGAGTCTGGGTGCCTCTGTACTGA
- a CDS encoding lipoprotein LpqH codes for MKRGVLVGVVSAAVVVGACAGCSSKKSDQGSQGAPSAGAPAPKVVVDGQQVNVSGPVTCTTSGNTINIGIGDVANGVGAVVSTDNPPIVHSVGLGNVNGITLGFSDAAPNQGTNAGAAVDGKAYGIKGTASGVDMSNPDQPKSVTKSFEMSVTCP; via the coding sequence GTGAAGCGTGGGGTTTTGGTCGGTGTGGTCAGCGCGGCTGTGGTCGTGGGGGCGTGCGCCGGTTGTTCCAGCAAGAAGTCCGACCAGGGGTCGCAGGGAGCTCCGTCGGCAGGTGCACCCGCTCCGAAGGTCGTTGTCGACGGTCAGCAGGTCAACGTCTCCGGTCCGGTGACATGCACGACGTCGGGCAACACCATCAATATCGGAATCGGTGATGTGGCCAACGGTGTCGGCGCGGTGGTCAGCACCGACAACCCGCCCATCGTGCATTCGGTCGGACTCGGCAACGTCAACGGCATCACGCTGGGCTTCTCTGACGCCGCGCCCAATCAGGGCACCAACGCCGGAGCCGCGGTGGACGGCAAGGCGTACGGCATCAAAGGCACCGCGTCAGGTGTCGACATGAGCAACCCGGACCAGCCGAAGTCGGTGACCAAGTCCTTCGAGATGAGCGTGACCTGCCCGTAG